In one Streptomyces sp. T12 genomic region, the following are encoded:
- a CDS encoding fumarylacetoacetate hydrolase family protein, giving the protein MRLATIRTPDGTRAVRVEDDAAVEIGAHPDLGALLGRPDWRTEAATADGPRHDLAGLAYAPPVPSPEKIVCVGLNYRNHILEMGRELPEHPTLFAKFARAQVGAYDPVELPAGSDAVDWEAELGVYIGAEVRHATPEQARAAIAGYTVVNDVTGRDFQYRSPQWLQGKTFEASTPVGPWLVVAGPDDAPLSAELTCTVDGELMQKADTGDLVFDPAALVAYISQIVTLTPGDLIATGTPGGVGHARKPPRYLTEGSELVTRIEGIGECRNTMVSSSTPASAKTPVRG; this is encoded by the coding sequence ATGAGGCTCGCCACCATCCGCACCCCCGACGGCACCCGCGCGGTCCGTGTCGAGGACGACGCCGCCGTCGAGATCGGCGCTCACCCCGACCTGGGCGCGCTGCTCGGCCGCCCCGACTGGCGGACCGAGGCGGCGACCGCCGACGGCCCCCGCCACGACCTGGCCGGCCTCGCCTACGCGCCGCCCGTCCCGTCCCCCGAGAAAATCGTCTGCGTCGGGCTCAACTACCGCAACCACATCCTGGAGATGGGCCGCGAACTCCCCGAACACCCCACGCTGTTCGCCAAGTTCGCCCGCGCCCAGGTCGGCGCGTACGACCCGGTCGAGCTGCCCGCCGGATCCGACGCGGTGGACTGGGAGGCCGAACTCGGCGTGTACATCGGCGCCGAGGTCCGCCACGCCACGCCCGAACAGGCCCGCGCCGCGATCGCCGGGTACACCGTCGTCAACGACGTCACCGGCCGCGACTTCCAGTACCGCTCGCCGCAGTGGCTCCAGGGCAAGACCTTCGAGGCCAGTACGCCGGTCGGCCCGTGGCTCGTGGTCGCAGGCCCGGACGATGCCCCCCTGTCGGCCGAGCTGACCTGCACGGTCGACGGCGAACTGATGCAGAAGGCCGACACCGGCGACCTGGTCTTCGACCCGGCGGCCCTGGTGGCGTACATCTCGCAGATCGTCACCCTGACCCCCGGCGACCTGATCGCCACCGGCACCCCCGGTGGCGTCGGCCACGCCCGCAAGCCCCCGCGCTATCTGACCGAGGGCAGCGAGCTGGTGACCCGGATCGAGGGAATCGGCGAGTGCCGCAACACCATGGTGAGCAGCTCCACCCCGGCCAGCGCCAAGACTCCGGTGAGGGGCTGA
- a CDS encoding cupin domain-containing protein has product MTITDERAALEQLYADFEAAHLTPLWTQREGLMTQVPQPDAVPALWRWSVLHPLAERSGDLVPVGRGGERRAIALANPGLPGTAYATPTLWAAIQYLGPGEEAPAHRHTQTAFRFVVEGEGVWTNVEGDPVAMRRGDLLLTPGMHFHEHHNTTDRPMAWIDGLDIPLVRQLDAGFFEFGPDRLATRATPAASRNERLWGHPGLTPVGAPATLSSPLMAYRWEHTDAALTAQLELEDEGHPGVVEPGHAVVRFTDPATARDALSTIRTEMHRLRPGTRTATTRVVGSAVWQVFDGTGTVEVGGRLYDVAKGDLFAVPSWAPVTLTTEGGLDAFRFSDDPVYEAIGLARTHREEPSA; this is encoded by the coding sequence GTGACGATCACCGACGAACGTGCCGCCCTGGAGCAGCTCTACGCCGACTTCGAGGCCGCACATCTGACACCGCTGTGGACCCAGCGCGAGGGTCTGATGACCCAGGTGCCGCAACCGGACGCCGTGCCCGCCCTGTGGCGCTGGTCGGTGCTCCACCCGCTCGCCGAGCGCAGCGGCGACCTCGTCCCGGTCGGCCGGGGCGGCGAGCGCCGCGCCATCGCGCTGGCCAACCCGGGACTGCCCGGCACCGCGTACGCCACCCCCACCCTGTGGGCCGCGATCCAGTACCTCGGCCCCGGCGAGGAGGCGCCCGCGCACCGGCACACCCAGACCGCGTTCCGCTTCGTGGTGGAGGGCGAGGGCGTGTGGACCAACGTGGAGGGCGACCCGGTGGCGATGCGCCGCGGCGACCTGCTGCTCACGCCCGGCATGCACTTCCACGAGCACCACAACACCACCGACAGGCCCATGGCCTGGATCGACGGCCTGGACATCCCGCTGGTCCGCCAGCTCGACGCCGGGTTCTTCGAGTTCGGTCCGGACCGGCTGGCCACCCGCGCCACCCCCGCGGCCTCCCGCAACGAACGCCTGTGGGGCCACCCGGGCCTCACCCCCGTCGGCGCCCCCGCCACCCTCTCCTCCCCGCTCATGGCGTACCGCTGGGAGCACACCGACGCGGCGCTCACCGCCCAGCTGGAGCTGGAGGACGAGGGGCACCCGGGCGTGGTCGAGCCCGGGCACGCGGTCGTACGGTTCACCGACCCGGCCACCGCCCGCGACGCCCTGTCCACCATCCGCACCGAGATGCACCGCCTGCGCCCCGGCACCCGGACCGCCACGACCCGGGTGGTCGGCTCCGCCGTCTGGCAGGTGTTCGACGGCACCGGCACGGTCGAGGTCGGCGGCCGACTCTACGACGTCGCCAAGGGCGACCTGTTCGCCGTGCCCTCCTGGGCGCCGGTCACGCTCACCACCGAAGGCGGCCTGGACGCCTTCCGCTTCTCCGACGACCCCGTCTACGAGGCCATCGGCCTCGCCCGCACGCACCGAGAGGAGCCGTCAGCATGA